Proteins encoded within one genomic window of Gloeobacter kilaueensis JS1:
- the cls gene encoding cardiolipin synthase, whose translation MFGIESRYLPHIVGAIVFIVHSTGILNAAHAVLNVRSSKGAVAWSISLITFPWLAIPLYWILGRNKFLGYNAVVREAYREHQELIREGLEEIQEFKIVPAERLTEFQSLASALSLIPFTSGNAVKLLIDGKQTFDAMLAAIASAKRYILLQSYIVEDDDTGRFFRDALIARAREGVCVCFLYDEIGSQKLPRHYIDALGKENVQVKAFGTTRGGWRNRFQINFRNHRKILVVDGEQAYVGGLNIGDEYLGRSKNPRLCPWRDTHIQLSGPSVQCLQYCFLQDWYWATRELPDVSFAVKADLKTDAAVFVLPTGPADRQPACTLFYLDVISRAQKRLWIATPYFVPDDSILAALKLAALRGVDVRLLLPGHPDHISPYLCSFSYYDELALAGIDVFRYEPGFMHQKVVLIDEQLAGVGTVNLDNRSFLLNFEVMNFVAHPDFIAAVEQMLEADFERARAVDLSDYGKKPFWFKLAVRVTRLLTPVL comes from the coding sequence ATGTTTGGAATCGAGAGTCGCTACCTCCCCCATATTGTCGGTGCCATCGTCTTCATCGTCCACAGCACCGGCATTCTCAACGCGGCCCACGCTGTATTGAACGTGCGCTCCTCCAAAGGAGCGGTGGCCTGGAGCATTTCTTTGATCACCTTCCCGTGGCTTGCCATTCCGCTGTACTGGATCCTGGGCAGAAACAAATTTTTGGGCTACAACGCGGTGGTGCGCGAAGCCTACCGTGAGCACCAGGAATTGATTCGCGAAGGACTCGAAGAAATCCAGGAGTTCAAAATTGTCCCTGCAGAGAGGCTCACCGAGTTTCAATCGCTGGCTTCTGCCCTTTCTTTGATCCCGTTTACTTCGGGCAACGCGGTCAAATTGTTAATCGATGGCAAGCAAACCTTCGATGCGATGCTGGCAGCAATTGCCTCAGCAAAGCGCTATATCCTGCTCCAGTCTTATATCGTCGAGGACGACGACACTGGTCGATTTTTTCGCGACGCGCTGATTGCCCGCGCAAGGGAGGGCGTCTGCGTCTGTTTTCTCTACGACGAGATTGGCTCCCAGAAGTTGCCCCGCCACTACATCGATGCCCTGGGCAAGGAGAACGTCCAGGTCAAAGCTTTTGGCACCACGCGCGGCGGCTGGCGCAACCGCTTTCAGATCAACTTTCGCAACCACCGCAAGATCCTGGTGGTCGATGGCGAGCAGGCTTACGTCGGTGGCCTCAATATTGGCGACGAGTACCTGGGCCGGAGCAAGAATCCGCGCCTCTGCCCCTGGCGCGACACCCATATCCAGCTCAGTGGACCGTCGGTGCAGTGTCTGCAGTACTGCTTTTTGCAGGACTGGTACTGGGCCACCCGCGAGTTGCCCGATGTCAGTTTTGCGGTCAAAGCCGACCTCAAGACCGACGCCGCCGTGTTCGTTCTACCTACCGGACCGGCGGACCGGCAGCCCGCCTGTACCCTCTTTTATCTCGATGTGATTAGCCGCGCCCAAAAACGGCTCTGGATCGCTACCCCGTACTTCGTGCCGGACGATTCGATTCTGGCTGCTTTGAAGCTCGCGGCGCTGCGCGGCGTCGATGTGCGGCTGCTGCTGCCGGGCCACCCCGATCACATCAGCCCGTACCTGTGTTCTTTTTCGTACTACGACGAGCTGGCCCTGGCAGGCATCGACGTCTTCCGCTACGAACCCGGCTTTATGCACCAAAAAGTGGTCTTGATCGACGAGCAACTGGCCGGTGTCGGCACGGTCAACCTCGACAACCGCTCCTTTTTGCTCAACTTCGAGGTGATGAACTTTGTCGCCCACCCGGATTTCATCGCCGCTGTCGAGCAGATGCTGGAGGCAGACTTTGAGCGCGCCCGCGCCGTCGATTTAAGCGACTACGGCAAGAAGCCCTTCTGGTTCAAGCTCGCCGTTCGAGTCACGCGCCTGCTCACGCCAGTGTTGTGA
- a CDS encoding radical SAM/SPASM domain-containing protein, giving the protein MQESKYNIWIHRVHFSYVFNTSTSGFFRLSHPEFEALQSFIASSQDACISPQLLLKLVENRVIIPENADEVKWVASRYHSTRHHTPRLGLTIVTSLGCNFSCPYCFEDKHGSILQSEVQMALLQFLDEKIEKLQRFEVCWFGGEPLLGKEQLLALSDQFIERCDRAGVTYVADIITNGYLLDEQTCDLLRKRRVATAQITLDGPPEVHDLMRPLVNGKGTFKKILANIHHAVNYLSVSIRVNLSQENTSHVEKLLQILQAEGLSDKLHIYPGQIVAVNDGASAPSASYSSCCLSNIELAKIKLEFMKLAQCYGFDKPSLPKPVGTPCTAVRSQELIVGSKGELYKCPYSVGNPQEVIGHISDYKNCNTRLHKWLNYDPFTDPECTNCIALPVCMGGCAHHAMDPVLHDNRCDSFRHNYKERILAYIEAQEASQGA; this is encoded by the coding sequence ATGCAGGAATCAAAGTACAACATATGGATCCATCGTGTACATTTCAGCTATGTATTCAACACATCCACCTCAGGTTTTTTCCGGCTTTCTCACCCAGAGTTCGAGGCACTTCAGAGCTTTATCGCTAGTTCTCAAGATGCCTGTATTTCACCGCAGCTGCTTCTAAAGCTTGTCGAGAATCGTGTCATAATTCCTGAAAATGCTGATGAGGTGAAGTGGGTGGCGAGTAGATATCACTCTACTCGCCACCATACTCCAAGGCTTGGTCTTACTATCGTTACAAGTCTAGGTTGCAACTTTAGCTGTCCCTACTGCTTTGAAGACAAGCATGGTTCGATACTTCAATCCGAAGTACAGATGGCACTTTTACAGTTCCTTGATGAAAAAATAGAAAAGCTTCAGCGATTTGAGGTCTGCTGGTTTGGCGGCGAGCCTTTACTTGGCAAGGAGCAACTGCTCGCTCTATCCGATCAATTTATTGAACGCTGTGATCGAGCAGGCGTCACCTATGTTGCCGACATAATTACCAATGGCTATTTGCTGGATGAACAAACCTGTGACCTTTTACGTAAGCGTCGGGTAGCCACAGCTCAAATCACGCTTGATGGACCGCCTGAAGTCCATGATTTGATGCGTCCTCTTGTCAATGGCAAAGGCACGTTCAAGAAAATCCTTGCAAACATTCATCATGCAGTCAATTACCTGTCCGTTTCTATTCGAGTCAACCTCAGCCAGGAGAATACGAGTCACGTCGAGAAACTTCTCCAGATTCTGCAGGCTGAGGGGCTGAGCGATAAGCTGCACATCTATCCTGGACAGATCGTTGCCGTCAACGATGGAGCGTCCGCACCGTCGGCTAGCTACTCTTCCTGCTGCTTGAGCAACATCGAGCTTGCGAAGATAAAGCTTGAGTTTATGAAATTGGCTCAATGCTACGGTTTTGATAAGCCCTCGTTGCCCAAACCTGTTGGTACGCCCTGTACGGCAGTTCGTTCTCAAGAACTCATTGTAGGTAGCAAGGGTGAACTGTACAAGTGCCCGTATTCCGTCGGCAATCCACAAGAGGTGATTGGCCATATCAGCGACTACAAAAACTGCAACACTCGATTACACAAGTGGCTCAACTACGATCCATTCACCGATCCTGAATGCACGAACTGTATCGCCCTGCCGGTGTGTATGGGTGGTTGTGCCCATCATGCGATGGATCCGGTATTGCATGACAATCGCTGTGACAGTTTCCGGCACAACTACAAAGAGCGGATTCTCGCTTACATAGAGGCACAGGAAGCAAGCCAGGGTGCGTAG
- a CDS encoding AAA family ATPase has protein sequence MPPRVVGSSRSARVLTSGEAKLWLLLIGVNQYQESPLAPLGYCAADCEGIAEALLEATAPFPNKELLIHHDFAKSPPTHRAIAASLDRIVAEAMPQDTLLVYFCGHGVLDPASAQTILCLADTRFDALTDTGLGLRQLLLRFGNCRARQQLVWLDACHSGSLRLQGSASAETSSSDPTAGLVEPLREYAAQSRGFYAMLSCDRDQQSWEFPGLGHGVFTYFLMRGLRGEAANAEGLIEMDGLYKYVYHGTLRYIDNVNQQLRLENSQRARRGVGEQHALYSLQTPKKIVEFVGELVIGTRPSSLQAARPRRALVIDALADEAETTLALGRMLRQKGNFDELDFWPRPSSDWRQVREAIQAILRPGNLSPSAATGETVVLYLRGQLETDEEGNSWLRLGDGVRIHLLWLNRELRSCSNGQQLVILDCPGASALEEWVEQLRNGARRSQCLIASSSPGDHFAQALLATLKAAEPSAGLSAANWAFQLQALGDLALHIELSGPPSVIEVLPVHFAATAQQARTTALNICPYMGLRAFGEQNAPYFFGREALTRQLLQHIAQAPFLAVVGASGSGKSSVVQAGLIAQLRQGRHLPGSQDWWIQSFKPGAQPLSALSQRLADSGTPRERALDQERIEGLLHLGTEGFVQWLRTRPEPMVVLVIDQFEEIFTLASPTDRQLFLDLLLGALFCAADRFKLVVTLRTDFIAPCLEIPALAAYLNSSHELVPSCLNEQEYRQVILGPAQKVNLGVEPELVEVLLQELTQSPGELPLLEFVLEQLWEKRTDGGLTLQSYQQQIGGLRGALENKAQAVYSALSPESQACARWIFLSLTQLGEGTEDTRRRIPRSELSVERYPAPLVEETLQALTAAKLVVVGAEASESAGRSRGIAEADSFDAFKQEITVEVAHEILIRYWSTLRWWLDENRTRLRAQRQIEQAAQLWRQRAFQPDFLLRGVRLAEAEEIYTRHSDELSAEVCQFIEACLAEKRAQQRRANRQLRYTQGIAGLMVLLAVAALGFGILFYGQTQSARRSEIEALNASAGGYFASSQQLEALIASIKANQLLQRTAGVPDDLKTSTRDTLNKILYLAQEMNRIQVDGAWLSGVSFSHDEKTIATAGRQLKLWSPEGKLLKTLPGHENWVYCVEYSPQGNIFASSSRDGTIRLWSASGEPLRILRGHTDGVMEIAFSPDSKTLASASWDGTVRLWNVHNGTLLKTFNAHKGGATSVSFRPDGHVLASSGADKQIKLWNLANGSLMHTLKGHTDTVFKVRYSPDGKLIASASWDKTVKLWKSSDTLLLKTLQEHTDAVWSIAFSPDNRSLASGSDDSSIKIWNTEGGNLVETIRGHQGGIHQLKFNRSGKSLVSIGEDGTMRLWSMDNGLVRRLQTHDSGHAVASFSPDGKLVASGGTDQIIRLTNLDGKLIKMLKTTGSLADGTVTSLSFSPDNLTIAAAYENLKVRIWRLTDGKLLHTLNGFTRAVSTVAYGASGSLIVTASTDGTVKLWRKDGTLIRTFRDCAAGPAIALSPDGKLIAVTNQNNSVILLDMNGSTKKTLKGHTGVVTSLAFSPDGAILASSSEDQTAKLWRIHDSKLIANLQGHNREVTDINFSKDGHTIVSSSRDGSIKIWNAEGFLIATLQNSNSAVRTADFNLNSSQIVSADGDGKVILWNWQSATKDLSSKACRWIYDYLQLNANLRSKERSLCDSKFSTQQPHT, from the coding sequence ATGCCTCCTCGTGTCGTCGGTAGCAGCCGCAGCGCCCGCGTCCTCACCAGTGGTGAGGCGAAGTTGTGGCTGTTGCTCATCGGCGTCAACCAGTATCAAGAATCGCCGCTGGCCCCCCTCGGCTATTGTGCTGCCGATTGTGAGGGAATTGCCGAGGCGCTGCTGGAGGCGACGGCACCATTTCCTAATAAAGAACTGCTGATCCACCACGACTTTGCCAAGAGTCCGCCCACCCACAGGGCTATCGCCGCCAGCCTCGATCGGATCGTCGCCGAGGCTATGCCCCAGGACACGCTGCTCGTTTATTTTTGTGGCCACGGCGTTCTCGATCCGGCGAGCGCTCAGACAATACTCTGCCTGGCGGACACCCGCTTCGACGCCCTCACCGACACCGGCCTGGGTCTGCGGCAGTTGCTTTTGCGCTTCGGCAATTGCCGGGCCCGGCAGCAACTGGTCTGGCTCGACGCCTGCCACAGCGGCAGCCTGCGCTTGCAAGGCAGCGCCTCCGCAGAAACAAGCAGCAGCGATCCGACCGCCGGCCTCGTCGAACCTCTGCGGGAGTACGCTGCCCAGAGCCGGGGCTTTTACGCGATGCTCTCCTGCGACCGGGATCAGCAGTCCTGGGAGTTTCCGGGCCTTGGCCACGGTGTGTTCACCTACTTTTTGATGCGCGGACTGCGCGGCGAGGCGGCCAATGCCGAGGGGCTCATCGAGATGGACGGCCTCTACAAGTACGTCTATCACGGCACCCTGCGCTACATCGACAACGTCAACCAGCAACTGCGCCTCGAAAATAGCCAGCGCGCCCGGCGGGGCGTCGGCGAGCAGCACGCCCTTTACTCGCTCCAGACTCCGAAAAAGATCGTCGAATTTGTCGGCGAACTGGTAATCGGCACCCGCCCGAGCAGCCTGCAGGCGGCCCGACCGCGCCGGGCCCTGGTGATCGATGCTTTAGCAGATGAGGCGGAGACCACCCTGGCCCTGGGACGCATGCTTCGCCAGAAGGGCAACTTCGACGAGCTGGATTTTTGGCCGCGACCCAGTAGCGACTGGCGGCAGGTGCGCGAGGCAATCCAGGCCATCTTGCGTCCGGGCAATCTTTCCCCGTCCGCCGCAACGGGCGAAACGGTTGTGCTCTACCTGCGCGGGCAGCTTGAAACCGACGAGGAGGGAAATAGCTGGCTCAGACTGGGAGACGGCGTGCGCATTCACCTGCTGTGGTTGAATCGCGAACTGCGCAGCTGCAGCAATGGTCAGCAACTGGTTATTCTCGACTGTCCGGGAGCTTCTGCCCTCGAAGAATGGGTCGAGCAGTTGCGAAACGGAGCCCGGCGCAGCCAGTGCCTGATCGCCTCCAGCAGTCCGGGCGACCATTTTGCCCAGGCACTGCTTGCCACCCTCAAGGCGGCTGAACCGTCTGCGGGACTTTCAGCAGCCAACTGGGCCTTTCAGCTGCAGGCGCTGGGCGATCTTGCCCTGCACATCGAGCTGTCCGGCCCGCCCAGCGTGATCGAGGTGTTGCCGGTCCATTTTGCTGCTACTGCCCAGCAGGCTCGGACCACCGCCCTCAATATCTGCCCCTACATGGGCCTGCGGGCCTTCGGCGAGCAGAACGCCCCGTATTTTTTTGGGCGCGAGGCGCTCACCCGCCAGCTGTTGCAGCACATCGCCCAGGCTCCCTTTCTGGCAGTGGTCGGCGCTTCCGGCAGCGGCAAGTCCTCCGTCGTCCAGGCGGGATTGATTGCCCAGCTGCGCCAGGGGCGGCACCTGCCCGGCTCCCAGGACTGGTGGATTCAAAGTTTCAAACCGGGCGCGCAGCCCCTGTCTGCCCTCAGTCAACGGCTGGCCGACAGCGGCACCCCCAGAGAACGTGCGCTCGATCAAGAGCGGATCGAGGGACTGCTCCACCTGGGAACGGAAGGCTTTGTGCAGTGGCTGCGCACGCGCCCCGAGCCGATGGTCGTTCTGGTCATCGACCAGTTCGAGGAGATCTTTACCCTCGCCTCCCCTACCGATCGCCAACTCTTCCTCGACTTGCTGCTCGGTGCCCTCTTCTGCGCCGCCGACCGCTTCAAGCTTGTCGTCACACTTAGAACCGACTTTATCGCTCCTTGCCTCGAAATTCCGGCCCTCGCCGCCTACCTCAACAGCTCCCACGAACTAGTGCCCTCCTGCTTGAACGAGCAGGAGTACCGCCAGGTCATCCTCGGCCCCGCCCAAAAAGTCAACCTGGGCGTCGAGCCGGAACTGGTAGAGGTGTTGCTGCAGGAGTTGACCCAGTCACCAGGCGAGTTGCCTCTATTAGAATTCGTCCTCGAACAGCTCTGGGAGAAGCGCACCGACGGCGGCCTCACCCTCCAGAGCTACCAGCAGCAGATCGGGGGCTTGAGGGGAGCGCTCGAAAACAAAGCCCAGGCGGTCTACAGTGCCCTGAGCCCCGAGTCCCAGGCGTGTGCCCGGTGGATCTTTTTGTCGCTCACCCAGTTGGGCGAGGGCACCGAGGACACCCGACGGCGCATCCCGCGCTCGGAATTAAGCGTCGAGCGCTATCCTGCACCCCTGGTGGAGGAGACGCTGCAGGCACTGACGGCGGCCAAGCTCGTCGTCGTCGGGGCGGAAGCAAGCGAGAGTGCCGGGCGTAGCCGGGGTATAGCCGAGGCCGACAGCTTTGATGCCTTCAAGCAAGAAATCACAGTCGAAGTCGCCCACGAAATCCTGATTCGCTACTGGTCTACCCTGCGCTGGTGGCTCGATGAAAACCGCACCCGCCTGCGCGCCCAGCGGCAGATCGAGCAGGCGGCCCAGCTCTGGCGACAGCGTGCCTTTCAGCCGGACTTTCTGTTGCGCGGCGTGCGCCTCGCTGAGGCCGAAGAAATCTATACCCGCCACAGCGACGAACTCTCCGCCGAAGTTTGCCAGTTCATCGAAGCCTGCCTCGCCGAAAAGCGCGCCCAACAGCGCCGCGCCAATAGACAACTGCGCTACACCCAGGGAATTGCCGGATTGATGGTCCTTCTGGCCGTAGCCGCTCTAGGCTTTGGCATTCTTTTCTACGGGCAGACCCAGAGTGCGCGTCGCAGCGAGATCGAAGCGCTCAACGCCTCGGCAGGCGGCTACTTCGCTTCCTCCCAACAACTGGAAGCATTGATCGCGAGCATCAAGGCCAATCAGCTTTTGCAGCGCACGGCTGGCGTGCCGGACGACCTGAAGACCAGCACCAGGGACACGCTGAACAAGATCCTCTACCTCGCCCAGGAGATGAATCGCATCCAGGTGGACGGTGCCTGGCTCAGCGGCGTCAGCTTCAGTCACGATGAAAAGACCATCGCTACCGCCGGAAGGCAGCTCAAACTCTGGAGCCCTGAAGGCAAGCTACTCAAGACCCTGCCTGGCCACGAGAATTGGGTGTACTGCGTCGAATACAGCCCCCAGGGCAACATCTTCGCCTCCTCCAGCCGGGACGGCACGATCAGACTCTGGAGTGCTAGCGGGGAGCCGCTGCGGATTTTACGCGGGCACACCGACGGTGTGATGGAAATTGCCTTCAGCCCCGATAGCAAGACCCTTGCTTCTGCGAGTTGGGATGGCACTGTCAGACTGTGGAACGTTCACAACGGAACCTTACTTAAAACTTTCAACGCCCACAAAGGCGGAGCGACAAGCGTCAGCTTCAGGCCAGATGGACACGTTCTCGCTTCTTCAGGTGCGGATAAGCAGATCAAGCTCTGGAATCTAGCGAACGGCAGCTTGATGCACACGCTCAAAGGTCACACAGACACTGTCTTTAAAGTTCGCTACTCACCCGATGGAAAGCTCATCGCATCAGCAAGTTGGGATAAGACTGTAAAACTATGGAAGAGCAGTGACACCCTGCTTCTAAAAACCTTGCAGGAGCACACGGACGCCGTCTGGTCGATCGCTTTCAGCCCTGATAACCGCTCGCTCGCCTCGGGAAGTGACGATAGCTCAATCAAAATCTGGAATACCGAGGGCGGCAATCTGGTTGAAACGATTCGTGGTCATCAAGGTGGCATCCACCAGTTGAAGTTTAACCGCAGTGGAAAATCACTGGTTTCCATTGGCGAAGATGGTACGATGCGTCTTTGGAGTATGGACAACGGACTTGTTCGCCGACTCCAAACCCATGATAGCGGCCATGCTGTCGCTAGTTTTAGTCCCGATGGTAAACTGGTTGCCTCTGGAGGAACTGATCAGATCATTCGCTTGACGAACCTGGATGGCAAACTGATCAAAATGCTTAAAACTACCGGCAGTCTGGCCGATGGTACAGTAACATCCCTCAGTTTTAGCCCAGATAACTTAACGATTGCTGCAGCCTACGAGAACTTGAAAGTTAGGATCTGGCGCTTAACCGATGGAAAACTTTTGCATACCTTGAATGGCTTTACACGTGCCGTCTCCACAGTTGCCTACGGAGCAAGTGGAAGCTTAATCGTTACTGCCAGTACCGATGGAACTGTGAAGCTGTGGCGCAAAGACGGAACTCTTATCAGAACTTTTCGAGATTGTGCAGCCGGTCCTGCCATTGCTCTTAGTCCTGATGGCAAACTAATTGCAGTAACAAACCAAAATAACTCAGTAATCTTATTAGATATGAACGGTTCAACGAAAAAAACCTTAAAAGGACACACGGGTGTAGTTACAAGCCTCGCTTTTAGCCCTGATGGAGCTATTCTTGCTTCCAGTAGCGAAGATCAAACAGCTAAGCTCTGGAGAATCCACGACAGCAAGCTTATTGCAAACCTTCAGGGTCACAACAGAGAAGTTACCGATATTAACTTTAGCAAAGATGGACACACTATCGTTTCAAGCTCCAGAGATGGTAGCATTAAAATCTGGAATGCAGAAGGTTTCTTGATCGCCACACTGCAGAACTCAAACAGTGCAGTAAGAACTGCTGACTTCAATCTCAATAGCTCACAAATTGTTTCTGCTGATGGCGATGGCAAAGTAATACTATGGAACTGGCAATCTGCAACGAAGGACTTATCGAGTAAAGCCTGTAGATGGATATATGACTATCTTCAACTAAATGCAAATCTGAGGAGCAAAGAACGAAGTCTTTGTGATTCAAAGTTTTCTACTCAACAACCCCATACTTAG
- a CDS encoding branched-chain amino acid ABC transporter permease: MQQRIQRWIEALPQPLRRYGLLGVGLIIPVLMQLTSQPSYLANVAVTVGVYMVLAMGLNIVVGMAGLLDLGYIAFFAVGAYTYAIGFSHGLNFWLALPAAALLAAAFGVVLGAPTLRLRGDYLAIVTLGFGEIIRISLNNLDWLTKGPAGISNVPGPTIPWFSAGGFGWITLYQPLQLYFIALAFVGCIYWMTSRLKRSRIGRAWVAIREDEIAASAMGIDTVRLKLLAFATGAALAGMVGVLFASQLTYVSPDSFTLIESVMVLSMVVLGGMGSVPGVALGALILIVLPEALRGFTEYRLVLFGAAMILVMLIRPEGLLGEKQGVAPRPTGAGLEDETPTEAEQRNLRV, translated from the coding sequence GTGCAGCAACGGATTCAAAGATGGATTGAAGCTCTACCCCAACCGCTCAGGCGCTACGGTCTTCTGGGAGTGGGGTTGATTATTCCGGTATTGATGCAACTTACCTCGCAGCCGAGTTACCTGGCGAATGTGGCGGTGACGGTTGGGGTCTACATGGTGCTCGCGATGGGGCTCAACATCGTCGTCGGCATGGCGGGGCTATTGGATCTGGGCTACATCGCCTTTTTTGCGGTCGGCGCTTACACCTACGCCATCGGCTTTTCCCACGGCCTCAATTTCTGGCTGGCCCTACCAGCGGCAGCTCTATTGGCAGCTGCTTTCGGGGTGGTGCTGGGGGCTCCGACGCTGCGCCTGCGAGGCGATTATCTGGCAATCGTCACCCTCGGGTTCGGTGAAATCATCCGCATCTCGCTCAACAACCTCGACTGGCTCACCAAGGGGCCAGCCGGGATCAGCAACGTGCCGGGGCCGACCATTCCCTGGTTCAGCGCAGGGGGCTTTGGCTGGATCACGCTCTATCAGCCGCTGCAGCTGTATTTTATTGCGCTCGCCTTTGTAGGTTGCATCTACTGGATGACCAGCCGCCTGAAGCGTTCGCGCATCGGTCGCGCCTGGGTGGCGATCCGCGAGGACGAGATCGCTGCCTCAGCGATGGGCATCGATACGGTGCGGCTGAAGTTATTGGCCTTTGCCACCGGGGCGGCGCTGGCCGGTATGGTCGGGGTGCTCTTTGCCAGCCAGCTCACCTACGTCTCCCCCGACAGTTTCACTCTTATCGAGTCGGTGATGGTGCTCTCGATGGTGGTCCTGGGCGGCATGGGCTCGGTGCCGGGGGTGGCGCTGGGGGCGTTGATCTTGATCGTTCTGCCCGAAGCGCTCAGGGGCTTTACCGAGTACCGGCTCGTTCTTTTTGGCGCGGCGATGATCCTGGTAATGCTCATCCGGCCCGAGGGGCTTCTAGGCGAAAAGCAGGGGGTCGCTCCCCGGCCCACCGGGGCGGGTTTAGAAGACGAGACGCCCACCGAGGCAGAGCAGCGCAATCTGCGGGTCTAG
- a CDS encoding endonuclease/exonuclease/phosphatase family protein, with the protein MAEHPIEPWLRRFLPARRFVRAQQKTIAGKPVRATGLERTRIRVLSWNVAKNNYKQSWAEDFAAIVAQYNPDLILLQEVRFEIQAEQALELAGMHWHFAPNFIDAHHRAYSGILTAARAQTLATESIVTEHFEPIARTPKISLATTHAINDTQQALLTINCHLINFSNLSKFKAQLASLQTIIQSHRGPVILSGDFNTWSRSRAACLERFCRQFNLHSAAFSSVERQKIKRFLNSPPLDYIFASGLRENSAATVLDAVTSSDHKPLLASFRLAEAL; encoded by the coding sequence ATGGCAGAACATCCGATCGAACCGTGGCTGAGACGGTTTTTACCGGCGCGGCGCTTTGTGCGGGCGCAGCAAAAGACGATTGCCGGAAAGCCGGTGCGGGCAACGGGCCTTGAACGCACGCGCATTCGCGTGCTGAGCTGGAATGTCGCCAAGAACAATTACAAACAAAGCTGGGCAGAGGATTTTGCCGCCATCGTTGCGCAGTACAATCCCGATCTGATTTTGCTGCAGGAAGTGCGCTTCGAGATCCAGGCGGAGCAGGCGCTTGAACTGGCTGGAATGCACTGGCACTTTGCACCCAATTTTATCGACGCCCACCACCGGGCCTACTCCGGTATTCTCACCGCTGCCAGAGCCCAGACCCTCGCTACCGAGTCGATCGTGACCGAACACTTTGAGCCGATTGCCAGGACACCGAAGATTTCGCTCGCGACGACCCACGCGATCAACGATACCCAGCAGGCTCTGCTCACCATCAACTGCCACCTGATCAATTTCAGCAACTTAAGCAAGTTCAAAGCCCAGCTGGCGAGCCTGCAGACGATTATCCAGAGCCACCGGGGACCCGTCATCTTATCGGGAGATTTTAATACCTGGAGCCGTTCCAGGGCTGCCTGTCTTGAGCGGTTTTGCCGGCAGTTCAACCTGCACTCTGCCGCGTTCTCGTCCGTTGAAAGGCAGAAGATCAAGCGATTTTTGAATTCACCGCCGCTCGATTATATTTTCGCCAGCGGCCTGCGGGAGAATAGTGCCGCAACGGTGCTCGATGCGGTCACTTCCTCCGACCACAAGCCCCTGCTCGCAAGCTTCCGGCTGGCGGAAGCTCTCTAG
- a CDS encoding ankyrin repeat domain-containing protein produces MSTSPFYRAIQAGNLPLVQRLLAAGASLEGERDRLTPWLLPQSTPLIEAIRSHHLPIAALLLELGADPNAFTRTGTTPLAAAVQLDDDEAVRLLLEWGADVNFKTNAQMASPLQRAAYDGQENLVRLLLAHGARPDTVLQNDVSSLIRIRGPILQMLIDAGGRAPDDILKLLRDGAALP; encoded by the coding sequence ATGAGCACCAGCCCTTTCTATCGAGCGATCCAGGCAGGCAACCTTCCGCTGGTGCAGCGTCTTCTGGCTGCGGGAGCCAGCCTCGAAGGCGAGCGCGATCGGCTTACCCCGTGGTTGCTGCCCCAGAGTACACCGCTCATCGAGGCGATCCGTTCGCACCACCTGCCGATCGCCGCCCTGTTGCTGGAATTGGGGGCAGACCCGAACGCTTTTACGCGCACTGGCACGACGCCCCTCGCCGCCGCCGTGCAGCTAGACGACGATGAGGCGGTCCGGCTTTTGCTGGAGTGGGGAGCCGATGTCAACTTCAAAACTAACGCTCAAATGGCAAGCCCCCTCCAGCGCGCCGCCTACGACGGCCAGGAGAATCTGGTCCGCCTGCTATTGGCCCACGGGGCGCGGCCCGACACGGTCCTGCAAAACGACGTTTCCTCCCTCATCCGCATTCGCGGCCCCATCTTACAGATGTTGATCGATGCCGGAGGCAGGGCTCCAGACGATATCCTGAAGTTGCTGCGCGATGGTGCAGCGCTGCCTTGA